The Bacteroidota bacterium genome includes a window with the following:
- a CDS encoding phosphate starvation-inducible protein PhoH: DEAQNCSDLQLKMFLTRMGPSAKFVVNGDLTQIDLPSSQKSGLLKATQILKNIKGIEVLEFNVQDVTRHKIVKDIIRAYSKKHPQEKQNID, encoded by the coding sequence TAGATGAAGCCCAAAACTGTTCTGATTTGCAATTGAAAATGTTTTTAACCCGTATGGGGCCTTCTGCAAAATTTGTTGTGAATGGCGATTTGACACAAATCGATTTACCATCTTCCCAAAAATCAGGGTTATTAAAAGCCACACAAATACTTAAGAATATTAAGGGGATTGAAGTATTGGAATTTAACGTTCAGGATGTTACACGACATAAAATAGTAAAAGATATAATTCGTGCATATTCAAAAAAGCATCCTCAGGAAAAGCAGA